The genomic region CTGTGTATGCACTACTTCTACTACGGCTGCCTTGAAGAGGCCCTTGAAGATCTCATGGCGGTCGACCGCTCCGAGCTGTGCGACTACAGCGGCATCCTCACCATGATGGACGCGGCGGTCACCCTGCTGGTCGCCTTCGATTGCCAAAACGATGTGCCCCAGGAGGCGTCGCGCCAAGCCCGCTTCATGCGCGAGATCCGCCCCAAGCTGCGCGGATTTGGCGAACTGCGCTTTGCCCTGCAACTGGCGGCCCGCTACGCCTGGCGCCCCTGGCGGTGGAAACAGGCGATGTTCCTGCTCAAGCGCAAGCGGGAGCTCTTCCCCGATCTGCAACCGGGCCACCACATGGAGGGGGGCAACATGCAGGACCGCACGGTCGTCTTTTCGCGTGCGGTCTGGAAACACTGGGGCGACCGGCAGATGGTGATCCCCGATCTGGCCACCAACGCCGAGAAATTCGTCGAGGCGGTCAAGCGGGGCAACGCGGTGTGTAAGAAATACTTCCCCTATTACACCCTCTACTGCGTCGGCATCCGGCTACGGGAGGACCACCGTCCCCACTACGAGCTGTCGAGCATTCCCCCTGACGCCCAGGGGTGGGCCTACGGCTGCGAGTTCGAGCCGATGTTCGAGGGGGTGCAGTACAGCCGCGACCAACTGCAATCGTTCAAAAACGAGATCTACGACATCGGGGTCGATATGAAGACCAGCTACTACCGCTTCGGGGGGATGATGAAGGGGTACATCCGTCGGGCGTTGGGGGATGAGGTGGTCGAGCGCCATTTGAAAATGAAGAAAAAGGCCGATCCGAGCATGATTCTCAACCGGGACACGATCTTCTAATGGCCGCCACTTATTCAAACTGCCACGGCTGTTCCCTGTGTCTGCTCTCGTGCCCGATGTGGCTGCAAAAGCGGGATGTCACCTTCAGCGCCCAGGGGATGGCTCGCGCTCTGCAAAACGGCGCCCAGCCCCAGGATTTGGCCGAGCCGCTGCTGTCGTGTCTGCTCTGCGGCATTTGCGATCTGATCTGCCCCGAGAAGATCGACCTGCGTGGCATGATCGAAAACGGCCTGCGGCGGCTCGATCCCGATCTGGTCGCCCGACGGGCCGCCGCCTGCCCCGCCGAAGATCGCTTCGACGCCAGCCGCGATCCGGTTTTGCTCCAATTGCTGGGGCCGGACGATTTTTATGTGATTGAGCCACGCTCCTTTCATGCCCACCACGTCGAGCGGGTCGCCCATTACGAGGCGCTGCGCCGTCGCACCGGGTGCGGCATGAACCTCGATCTGCATCGCATGGCCATTCCGACCGGTATCGAACACTTGGGGGAGGGGCAGGTGCAGAAGCTCGACGTGAAGCAGCAAATTCAGTGGCTACTCAAGGGGCGGACGTTCGCCCGTATCGTGGTCGAAAGCCGGTGCGATCAAGCCCTGTTGGCCGAAATCACCGGCAAGCCGGTCGTGCATATCAGTGAATTAATTGGAAGTGAGAACGCCCATGCGTAGCACCGACGTAGTGATCGTCGGGGCCGGTTTGGCCGGCGCCGCCACCGCCAAGCGGTTGGTCGATGCCGGTCTTGAGACGGTGATCCTCGAAAAGCAAAGCCTGCCCCGCCACAAGATTTGCAGCGGCATCCTCTCGCCGCGCGGCTACCGCTTTTTGATCGAGAACTTCGGCCCGCTCCCCCGCGAGGCGCTGCACGAGCCGACCTACACCCGGGGGGTGACCTTCCACTTCCCCAGCATGGTGTCGATGTCGATGGATTTCTTCGGCGGCACCACCCCCCACCTGCATCGCAAGTACGCCGACCATTGGGCGGTGCTGCAAAGCGGGGCCGAGATCATGGACGAGACCTCGTTTTTGGGGCTGGAGCAGCATCCCGACCATGTGGTGGTCACCGCCCGGCGCAAGGGGGGGGAGCGGTTTCAGATCAAGGCCAAGTACGTGGTTGGGGCCGACGGTCCAGTCTCCCCGGTCATCAAGGCGCTCTATCCCGACTACCACAACCGGATCCCCATGTTTTTCGTGGGGCAGAAATTTCACGAGATCATCGACTGCCCCCTGGACGAGGAATACTTCCATTTCTGGTTTCACCCCGAGCTGGGCCACTACACCTGGAGCCACGCCCGGGATGGGCGGCAGATCGTCGGGGTCGGCTTCAAGATCGGCGACAGCTTCCACGACCGCCACCGCTTTGTGGCCGACTACTTCGAGAAGAAACACGGGGTGAAGCTGGGGCCGGCCGACGAGGACCACGAGGGGACCGCCGAGAACTTCGGCCCCTCGCTCATCAACCGTTACGTCTTCGGCAAGGAACGGGTGTTGATTACCGGGCAGGCGACCGGGTTTTTGAACATGATCGGCGAGGGGATGAGCTGCGCCCTGCATTCGGGGGCGATTGCGGGGGAATCGATCGTCGATGCAATCCTGCGCGACCTGCCGGTACAAGATGTCTACCGCCGCGCCATCGCTTCAGAGGTCAGGCGAACCACCGACCAGTGGAACCCCCTCAAAATTGCCTTCGACAAACCCCACGAGGCCGACTTCCCCAAGGCGCTGATGGCGCTGTCGCCGGGCGATCGCATCAAGGTGCTGCGCGACATCTGGAAATTCCTGGTCCTCTACAAAGAGTTCAAATGGGGGCGGAAAATTGCGGCGCTCAGCATGCAGCGTTTGCTGCGCGGTGATTATTCGCAGAAAAACTGGTTGTAGGTTTCGGGCTTGGTGGGGGTGTTTTCTCGTATTTAAGGGAGCCTCCCAGCCCATCCCTGGACTGCTCGGAAGCGCCATTAAATCAGCGCTTCCCTAAAGGTTTTTAGAGATGCCCTCTATTTTGCCGTGTGGAAGAGACGTAAGTGGTTCGTTGCCGAATGGGCGATGGCGATCCGGTGGTACGGCAGGGAAAGACGGACGCAACGAAAAGCCCGGTTGAGAAGTCATTCCGGTCGCTCCGAAACAGGCTTGGAAGCCAAGTCCTCCTTGCCTCGGAACCCCCTCAAAGAGTTCAAAAAAACCTTGACCTACCCTTGACGTTGCCTATGATTCGCGCCCCTCGCGGAGGTGGCCTCGCTGCCTCCCGTCGGGAGTGTGGGCCCAGGTAGCTCAGTCGGTAGAGCAGGGGACTGAAAATCCCCGTGTCGGTGGTTCGATTCCGCCCCTGGGCACCACTCTTTGTCCCCATCGTCTAGAGGCCTAGGACACTGCCCTTTCACGGCGGCAACACCGGTTCGAATCCGGTTGGGGACGCCACGACTCCACAGCGACGGCTCCATCGTGTCACCGCGATGGAGCCGTTTTTGTTTGGTTGTATGCCCATTCGCGCCTTGGGGGTGAACGGTGTTCGATCAGCTAACCGAGCGTTTTGACGGGATTTTCAAACGGATTCGCGGCCGTGGTGCGCTCAACGATGAGAACATCGCCGACGCCCTGCGCCAGGTACGCATGGCGCTGCTTGAGGCCGACGTTGCCCTGAGTGTGGTGCGCGACCTGCTCGACAAGGTGCGCGAGCGGGCGTTGGGGCAAGAGGTTGTTGGCTCCCTGAATCCCGGCCAGGTCTTCGTCAAGATCGTCCACGAAGAGCTGACGGCGGTGATGGGGCAAGCGGTCCCCCTCGAACTCAAGGCGCAGCCCCCCGCCGTGGTGATGCTGGTCGGTTTGCAGGGTTCGGGTAAAACCACCACCGCTGCCAAGCTGGCCAAGTTGCTCGGGGCCGATAAAAAGAAGGTGGCGATGGTCTCGGCCGATATCTATCGGCCCGGCGCCATCGAACAGTTGGCCAGCGTCGGCGCCCAGGTTGGGGCCGAGGTGATCCCCTCCTCCAGCGATCAAAAGCCGGTCGACATCGCCCGACGCGGACTCGATGCGGCGCGCAAGATGGGGGCTGACGTTCTGCTCCTGGACGCTGCCGGACGATTGCACGTCGACGAAGCGATGATGGAGGAGATCGTTCAGGTCGCCCAGGCGGCTCAGCCGGTCGAAACCCTGCTGGTGGTCGATGCCATGACCGGCCAGGACGTGGTTAAGGTGGCGCAGGCGTTCCAAGCCCGGCTCAACCTGACCGGCGTAGTGCTGACCAAAACCGACGGCGATGCCCGCGGGGGCGCGGCGCTGTCGCTGCGCCATGTGACCGGGCTGCCGATTAAGTATTTGGGCACCGGCGAAAAGCTCGACGGCATCGCCCCCTTCCATCCCGAGCGGATGGCGGGACGCATCCTCGGCATGGGCGACGTAGTCTCCTTGGTCGAAAAGGTGCAGGGTCAGGTCGACGCCAAGAAGGCCGAGCAGCTCGCCAAGAAGCTCAAGAAGAAGGGGCTGGACCTCAACGATCTGCGCGATCAGCTGGCTTCGCTGCGCAAAATGGGCTCCCTGCGTGACATGGTGGGGATGATCCCCGGCGCCGGAAAGTTGATGGGGCAGATCGCCGACGAGGATGCCGAAAAGCAGATGAAGCGGATGGAGGCGATCCTCTCGTCGATGACGATGAAGGAGCGCGAGCGGCCCGAGATCATCAATCCCAGTCGCAAACGGCGCATCGCCGCCGGGTCGGGCACCGCCCTTCCCGAGGTGAATCGGCTGCTCAAACAGTTCGATCAGATGCAAAAAATGATGAAAAAAGCCGGCAAGATGGGTAAGCGCGGCGGGATGGGAATGCCTGGAATGCCCCGGATGCCCGGGGGGGGTTTTCCTTTCCGTTGAGGTCGTGCACAATCCGCGACCTTTTTTTCCCCCGACCGGGGAAACCCTCGAAAAGTCTTTCGAGATGCTTTGGGGAATCTCGTGGGGTCCATTGGGGCCTTGCGTTTCGAACTCTTTGGGAAGCAAGAGGTTTTTGCAGCATGGTCAAAATCCGTATGGCCCGCGGTGGCTCCAAGAAGCGTCCTTTCTACCGGATCGTCGTCGCCGACGTGCGTTCGCCTCGCGACGGTCGCTTCATCGAGCAGCTGGGGTTCTACAACCCCGTTGCCACCCCCAAGGCCGTGAAAATCGACTTGGTCAAGTACGACGCCTGGATTGCCAAGGGTGCGCAAGCCACCGAGACCGTCGCCCGTGTGGCCGGTCAGCTGCGGTCGGGCGGCGAATCTGCCTGATCCCGGGTCTTTGGCAGTGTGCGACATGCAGGCCGAGGTGACCGACTGGTTGCAGATCGGCAAGGTCGTCGGTGTCTTCGGGGTCAAGGGGGCGGTCAAGGTGTTTTCCCTGACCGATCCCCCCGAAAACGCCCTGGCCTATCGCCCCTGGCGCTTGGTCAACGGTCTGCAGACCCGCGAAATCCCAAAGCCGAAGGGCGGCTGGCGCGGCAAACATCTGGTGGTCGAGATCGACGGGGTGACCACTCCGGAGCAGGCCCATGGCCTGATCGGCTGGCAGATCGAGGTCCCGCGGACCGCCCTTGAGCTGGACGAAGACGAGTTCCTTCTTTCCGATCTGCCAGGGTGGCGGGTGGTGGATGAAACCGGATACGACTACGGGGTGGTGACCGCCTGGTTTGAAACCCCGGCCCATTGGCAGATCGTGGTGCTGGGTCAGGCGGGGGAGCAGGTGATCCCCTGGCTCGACGAGGTGGTCCTTCACGCCGATCCCGACCAGCGCCAGCTGGTGGTGGCCTGGCACCCCCCCGTCGAGGGGGCATGATGCAGCCCGAAAAGCGGGGGCTCAGGATTGAGGTTTTGACCCTGTTCCCCGAGTTTTTTGCCTCTCCCCTGACGGTGTCGATACCCAAACGGGCCATCGACAAAGGGGTGATGGAGGTGGTGACCACCGACATCCGAAACTGGGGGGTGGGGCGGCATCGGGCGGTGGACGATACCCCCTACGGCGGCGGCCCCGGCATGGTAATGCGGCCCGAGCCGGTCGCCGATGCGGTCCGCCAAGCACGGGCCGGTTATCCCGACGCCCCGGTGATTTATCTGTCGCCCCAGGGGCGGCGGTTCGATCAGGCCCAGGCACAGCGGCTTTCCGAGTTGCCCGGGTTTGTGCTGCTCTGCGGTCGTTACGAAGGGGTCGACGAGCGGGTGATCGCCCAAGAGATCGACGAGGAGCTCTCCGTTGGCGATTTCGTGCTTTCGGGGGGCGAGCCTGCTGCGCTGGTGGTGATCGACGCGGTAGCGCGGCTTCTGCCCGGCGCGTTGGGAAGCCAGGAATCGGCCGAACAAGATTCATTCAGTGACGGGCTGCTCGATTGCCCCCACTTTACCCGTCCCCCGGAATGGGAGGGGTTAGCGGTCCCCGATGTTTTGCTTTCGGGCGACCACGGCGCCATCGCCCGCTGGAGGCGGGAGCAGGCGCTGGAGCGTACCCGCAGTCGGCGGCCCGATTTGCTGACTGAGACTACGGCGAAGTGCTGAACGCCAGCGCTTCCATCAACAAGCCAACATCCGATTGATAGCGTGGGCCACAACGGTCCACCGGTTAAGGAGAAGGTCCGATGAAGAACGCGATCATCGCCAAAATCGAGGCAGAACAAGCCGAGCGCAAGCAGATCCCCGAGATCCGCATTGGTGACACCGTTAAGGTGCATGTGAAGGTGACCGAGGGCAACCGCCAGCGGATCCAGGTTTACGAAGGCCTGGTCATCGCCCAGAAACGCGGCGGTCTGAACGCCGCCGTCACCGTGCGCAAGATCTCCTTCGGCGAAGGGGTGGAGCGGGTGTTTCCCCTCCACAGCCCCCTGGTCGAGAAGATCGAGGTGGTGCGCCACGGCGTCGTGCGCCGCGCCAAGCTCTACTACCTGCGCGCCCTGCGCGGTAAGGCTGCCCGTATCCGCGAGCGTCGCTGAGCATTGCTGCCGTGATCGAGGCGTCGTGGGGGGCTTGGCCCGACCAGGAGCGTCTCGAAGGGGAGCTAACCCTTGGGTGGCCGGTGGCCGGAATCGACGAAGCTGGACGCGGCCCCTGGGCCGGTCCGGTGACCGCTGCGGCGGTGATTCTCGATCCGCCCCGGCCGCTCTCAGGGCTCGACGATTCCAAGAAGTTGACGGCCCGGCGTCGCCAAGTCTTGGAGGTCGAAATCCGCGCCAAGGCACACGCCTGGGGGGTGGGTTGGGCTGGTGCCGACGAGATCGATGCCCTGGGGATTCTCCAGGCGACCTTCTTGGCGATGGACCGAGCGGTTGCGCAGCTGTCGAGCCCTCCCCATGCGGTTTTGGTGGATGGTCCCCTGATACCTCGGTTTTCGAGGGGATTTGCCGGGGGGATCCACCCCATGGTCAAGGGTGATGCGCGCTCTTTGAGTATTGCAGCGGCTTCGATTTTGGCCAAGGAGGCCCGTGATCGCTGGATGGCTGAAATCGAGGTGATCTACCCCGGCTACGGTTTTGCCGTACACAAGGGGTATGGCACGGCGGCGCACCAAAAGGCGTTAAAAGAATTGGGGCCTTGCCCCATTCATCGCCGTTCGTTTCGGCCCGTGGCCGTAGCGGCGGGTCTATAGCAATTTCTGCAAGACCTTGCTCCAGGCGTTCGACCTGGGGCTGAGCTCCACTGTTGGAGCATCATCCGTAAGGGGGACCATCGTCTCATGTCGTTTTATGAATTGACCTATCTGATCAAACCCGAGGTCGACGCCGAAGGGCGTGATGCCATCAAGGGGATCGTTGCCGATGTTGTCGCGGCCAACGGTGGCGCCATCGCCAAGGAAGAGAACTGGGGGCTGCGCGAGATGGCCTACCCCATCGCCAAGATCAACCGCGCCTTCTACATCCACTTGGTCTTCGAGACTTCGGGTCAGGCGATTGCCGAGATTGAGCGTCGTCTGCGTTTGAACGAGCAGGTGCTGCGTTTCATGCACGTGCAGATCGACGCCATCCCCGAAGAGGCCAGCCCTCTGGCCCGTCCCGCCGATGTTCGTCCCGCCCCCAAGGCTTCCGACGAGGAAGTGGTTGAGGACGATGGGGACGAAGATTCCGACGAGGACGGGGAAGACTGACCTACAGCCCCTCTATGCCGACCGCCAACCGGTTGGTCCTTGAAGGTGTAGTACAAGCCCCGGTGCAGGAACGGGTCACCCCTTCGGGCCGCCAAGTCGTGGTCTTCACCCTGGAGTACACGGCACAGGCCGAACTTTGGGGGCAGGAGCGGCAGGAGGAGCTTCAAGTCGAAATCACCCTTCCCGAACCGTTTGATCGGCGTCAGCCCCCCCGGCCCGGCAGCAAGGTCCGAATCGAGGGGCGCTTGATCCAAAATGTTTGGACGCGGGATGGGGAGCGACGCTTCGGTCGCATCATGGTGATGGCCGAAACGTTGATTCCCCTGCCCCCTTCCGAGGAGAGAAAGTCATGAGCGAATCCACCGAAAAGAAAACCGAAGGCGCACCCAAGGGTGGCCCCCGTCGTCGTCCCGTGTTCCGTCGCCGCAAGGTCTGCCGGTTCTGCGTCGACAAGTCGATCCCCGACTACCGCGATGTCGAGATGGTCAAAAGCTTCATCACCGACCGCGGCAAGATCGTTCCTTCGCGGATCACCGGGACCTGCCAGAAGCATCAGCGCCGTCTGACCATCGCCATCAAGCGTGCTCGGATCTTGGCCCTGATTCCCTTCACGGCGCTGCACCGCCGCTGATTCGTCCAGACTCCGTGGACGATGCCAAACCGGGAATCCCCCCCGTTCTGAACGGGGCAATTCCCAAATGGGTCGACCGGATTGCCCGGTTCCCCCTTGCGGGGGTGCTGGCCGGTTTGCTGATTGCCCTAACGGCGGTGATGCCGGCGCTGTTGCCGGTGGCTGCGGCGTTGTTGTACCTGGCTGGACGGCGCGATGGTTTGCGTGGCGGGGCCTTGGCGGTGGCAATTGCCGCTGTTGTGGCCGCGCTGCTCAGCCCCATCGGCTGGGTTTTAGCCCTGTTGTTGGGACTGCCCAGTCTGTGGATCGCACTGCAACATTGGCAGGGCCACACGGTCATGTCGGGGCTGCCTTGGCTGGCCGGTGGATTAACGGTGATGTTGGCTTTGTGGGGATTTGCGGTGGGTGATCCCGCCGCGTTTATTCACGAGGCACTGGCCCCCACCTTCGCCGCTGCGGAGGCAGCCTTTCGCAAGGCGATCAGCGAGCCTGCAGCGCTGGCCCAGGCGCTGCGAACGCTGGCTGAATGGCGGGATTTGTTCGACACCCCGATTTTGCCCGGTATTTTGGCGATCTCCTGGGCGTCGATCATTGGGGTGGGGGTGTTGTTGGCCCTGATGGTGATGCGGGCGCTCGATTTTGCCCGTTTTGCTCAATACCGGATGTCGCCCAATCTGGTGTGGTGGATCGTCGTACTGGGATTTGCCGCTTGGCTGGGTAGCGGGCCAATGGGATTTGCCGGAATCAACGGCCTGATGCTTTGGTCGCTGCTCTACTTCTTGGCGGGTCTGGCCCTGGTGCAGTGGTTTTTTGAACGTCGTCAAACGCCGGTTGGAATGCGGGCACTGTTTTATATTGCAGCCGCGATTTTCTTCCCGCTGGCGCTCTTCATCGCCCTTCTGGGGCTGTTCGATACTTGGTTCCATTTGCGTGAGCGCGCGTCTTCCAGCGCTCAATAGCACGCCTTGAAGGAGAGACAGCCGTGCAAGTCATTCTGCTCGAAAACATCGATAAACTGGGTACCGTGGGCGAAGAAATCCGTGTTCGCGACGGGTTCGGCCGCAACTTCCTGGTTCCCCAGGGCAAGGCGCTGGTCGCCAACAATGCCAACCGCAAGGCCTTCGAGGCCCAGCGTCGCCGCTTTGAGGAGCGCGCCGCCGCCGCCCTGGCCCAGGCCAAGGCGACCGCCGAGCAGCTGGCCACCCTTGAGCTCAAGGCCCAACATGCCGCCGGTAACGAAGGCAAACTCTTCGGTTCGGTCACCAGCCACGAGTTGGCCGAGATGATCGAGGCGGCCGGCGTGGTCGTGGATCGTCGCTTGATTCACTTGGCCAACCCCATCCGCAACGTTGGCGAGCACACCTTCACCATCCGTCTCCACCCTCAGGTGGTGATCGATCTGACGGTCGTGGTCGAAGCGCTTTAATGGAAAATCGCTCCCCCGGCCCACTGGGTCGGGGGAGTGATTTTCAGGCGTGGCGCGACGCCATGCCGATGGGTTGGATGATCCCCGTGGTTATCCCCTTCCGAGGCGGCGCCTCTTCTGATCCGCTCCCCAAGCGGTTCCCGGAATAACGCAGCTGGGAGGTTCCCATGTCCTCCGACGCCCTGCGCGTCCCCCCCCATAATGTCGAAGCGGAGCGGGCGGTCCTCGCCGCGGTCCTGCTCGACAACAGCGCCCTGGATCGTATCGGCGGGCGGCTGAACCCTGGCGATTTTTACGTTCCCGCCCACCGCGAGCTCTTCAAGGCCTACCTTGAGCTGACCGACCGCTCACAACCCATCGATGCGGTGACGGTGAGCGAAGCGCTGGAGGAACGCCATCTGCTCGAACAGATCGGCGGCCACGGCTACCTGCTCGACCTCATCAACGAATTCCCCACCTCTGCCAACGTTCGCGCCTACGCCGACATCGTGCGCGACCGCTCGATCCTGCGCGACATCATCCGCTCCGGCACCAAGGTCATCGAAACCGCCTACCAAACGGAAGGGGGGGAGGCGATGTCGGCCCTCGATGTGGCCGAGGGGACGATGTTCGAGGTTGCCCAGCGGTATCGTGGCGACGGCACTACCGCCGGGTTGGAGGGGGTGCGTACCGTGTTGGGGCGCGCCTTCGACCATCTAGAGACCGTGGCCAAAACCCAGGGGGGCATCACCGGAATCTCGACCGGCTTTACCGACCTCGACACCGAAACCGCCGGGTTGCAACGGGGCGATCTCATCATCGTGGCCGGACGTCCCTCGATGGGTAAAACCTCGTTCGCGATGAACATCGCCGAGCACATTGCGGTGCAGCAGAAGGGGACCGTCGCGGTCTTTTCGCTGGAGATGCCCAAGGAGCATCTGGTGCTGCGTATGCTCGCCTCGATGGCACGGGTCAACGCCGGCAAGATGCGCAGCGGCCAGCTCGAAAGCATCGATTTCGAACACCTGACCGACGCCGCCGGCAACCTGGTCGACAGCCGCCTGTTCATCAACGATTCGATGGATGTGACTTTGATGGACCTGCGCAGCCAGTTGCGGCGGATGCGCCGCGAAGGGCCGGTCGATCTGGTGGTGATCGATTATCTGCAGCTGATGCGCGGCCGCGCCGACCTGGACAACCGCGCCCAAGAGATCAGTGAAATCTCCCGCGGTTTGAAGGGGCTGGCCAAAGAGATGGACTGCCCGGTGATCGCCCTGTCCCAGCTCAATCGCTCACTCGAACAGCGCACCAACAAGCGGCCCATGCTTTCGGATCTGCGTGAATCGGGGGCCATCGAGCAGGACGCCGACGTGATCTTTTTCGTTTACCGCGAAGAGGTTTACCTGCGCAACGACGAAAGCGCCAAAGGCAAGGAGCGTTACAACGAGGTCAAGGGCAAGGCCGAGATCATCATCGGCAAGCAGCGTAACGGTCCGGTTGGTGCGGTGGCCATGGCATTCCAAGGGGAATACACCCGTTTTGCCAACCTGATCCAAGAGGATTTCTACCGTTGAGCGAGCAGCCGCCACGTCGCACCTGGATCGAACGGAATGCCGGGGCGCTGCGCCACAACGCCGCTTTGCTCAGCGAGCGGGCGGGGGGGGTGAGCCTGCTGGCGGTCATCAAAACCAACGCCTATGGCCACGGCATGACCTGGGCCGCCGAAACCCTGAAGGGGCAGGTACCCGGTTTTGCGGTAGCGACGGTGGAGGAGGGGATCGAGGTGCGGGCGGTGGCGCCCGATCACGAGATCGTTGTCCTCGGCGGAGCGATTCCGGGGCAGGAGGGGGTTGCTGCGGCGCACAACCTTCGGCTGACGACCTTCGATGGCCTAGGGCTGGATCGGGCGGTCGCTGCTGGGGTGAAAACGGCGATCAAGGTCGATTTGGGCATGCATCGCCTTGGTTTTGCGCTGGACGATCTGCCCGAGCAGCTCCCCGAGGGGGCCTGGTTGATGGGGCATCTGCCTCGCGCCGACGATGGCGATCCGGAACAATCCCAGCCGTTGATCGCCACCATGAAGAGGCTGACCCACCGCTATCCCCACCACCCCGCCAGCCTGGCTGGTAGCGCCGCATTGATTCGCTTTGCCCAAGCGCGACAGGAATGGGTCCGTCCGGGACTATCGCTCTACGGCGTCGAGCATTTCGCGGGGGAGGGGGCCATCGGAGTCAAACCGGTGTTGTCGTGGTACGCCAGAGTATTGCAGGTGCGCGACGTTGCCCCACTGGAATACGTTGGCTACGGACGCCACCACCGTCTGCTCACCGCCAGCCGGATCGCCGTGGTTGGCGCCGGATACGGCGATGGTCTCTCCCGCCGTCTTGGCGGGCGGGGCGAAGTGGTCATTGCAGGCAAGCGTTATCCGGTGGTGGGGGTGGTTTGTATGGATTTACTCATGGTCGATGTGGGCCATGACCCGGTCAAACCAGGGGCGACCGCCACCTTGATCGGCGCGGGGATCCCCGTTGCCGACATGGCCCTGGCGCTCGGCACCATCCCCTACGAAGTCCTCACCGCCATCCGCAGCCGGGTTATCCGGCTGGATCGGTAGGGAAAGGCCATGCGCCGCGTTGTCGAGGGGGTGGGGGCAACGGTATTGCGTGTGTTGACCGCGACCGGCTCGATGGCTCGGCTGCTTGGGCAGGTGCTGCGTTTAAGTCTCAAGCCGCCGCTGCGTTGGCGGCTGTGGGTGACCCAGATGGAGCGGGTCGGGGTCGACTCCTTACCGGTGGTGATTCTTACCGCCACCTTCACCGGGATGGTGCTGGCACTGCAAAGCTACGACGGATTTGCCCGCTTTGGCGCCGAGGGGATGGTGGGGACGGTGGTTTCGCTCTCGATGACCCGCGAACTCGGCCCGGTGCTGGTGGGACTGATGGTGGCCGGGCGGGTCGGCGCCTCGATGGCGGCCGAGCTGGGGACGATGCGGGTGACTGAACAGATCGATGCCCTCTACACCTTGGCGACCCACCCGGTCCACTACCTGATTGTTCCCCGCTTTTGGGCCTGCGTCGTCATGTTGCCGGCCTTGGTCGTGCTGGCCGACGGCATCGGTATCGGCGGGGGCTTTTTGGTTTCTGTGCTCTGGCTCGATACCAATCCGGTCAACTACATGGAGCGGACCTGGCAATACCTGGAGCTTTTCGATCTCTATTCGGGGCTCATCAAAGCGGCCTTGTTCGGGGGGATCGTCGCCTGGGTCGGTTGCCACCAAGGGTTTTTCGCGGGCGGGGGGGCGGAGGGGGTAGGGTTGGCGACCACCCGGGCCGTGGTGACCGCTTCGATCTTGATCTTGCTCGCCAACACGATGGTGACGGCGCTGTTTTTCTGACGAGGCGGTGGAGGGCGGGCAAGGTGGATGCGCTGCGCTTATCCACATTCTGTCGCCGTTCTGTTCACTCGGGCCGCCGTGCGCACCCCAAATAATTGACGTCCAGATCGTGGGATAGACTGTAACGGTTGCCCAGGGGGCTATAACTCATGCCGCGCAGATCCTGGGGTGCGAAACCGGCCTCTTCAAGCGCCCCGATCAATTCCGACGGTTTGATGAAGCGCTCCCATTGATGGGTGCCGCGTGGCAGCCAATTCAAGATGTACTCGGCCCCTACAATCGCCATCAGGTACGACTTCATCGTGCGGTTGAGGGTGGCGAAGAAAAGGGTTCCCCCCGGTTTGAGCAACCCATGCATGGTGCGCAAC from Proteobacteria bacterium CG1_02_64_396 harbors:
- a CDS encoding replicative DNA helicase; this translates as MSSDALRVPPHNVEAERAVLAAVLLDNSALDRIGGRLNPGDFYVPAHRELFKAYLELTDRSQPIDAVTVSEALEERHLLEQIGGHGYLLDLINEFPTSANVRAYADIVRDRSILRDIIRSGTKVIETAYQTEGGEAMSALDVAEGTMFEVAQRYRGDGTTAGLEGVRTVLGRAFDHLETVAKTQGGITGISTGFTDLDTETAGLQRGDLIIVAGRPSMGKTSFAMNIAEHIAVQQKGTVAVFSLEMPKEHLVLRMLASMARVNAGKMRSGQLESIDFEHLTDAAGNLVDSRLFINDSMDVTLMDLRSQLRRMRREGPVDLVVIDYLQLMRGRADLDNRAQEISEISRGLKGLAKEMDCPVIALSQLNRSLEQRTNKRPMLSDLRESGAIEQDADVIFFVYREEVYLRNDESAKGKERYNEVKGKAEIIIGKQRNGPVGAVAMAFQGEYTRFANLIQEDFYR
- a CDS encoding alanine racemase, which translates into the protein MSEQPPRRTWIERNAGALRHNAALLSERAGGVSLLAVIKTNAYGHGMTWAAETLKGQVPGFAVATVEEGIEVRAVAPDHEIVVLGGAIPGQEGVAAAHNLRLTTFDGLGLDRAVAAGVKTAIKVDLGMHRLGFALDDLPEQLPEGAWLMGHLPRADDGDPEQSQPLIATMKRLTHRYPHHPASLAGSAALIRFAQARQEWVRPGLSLYGVEHFAGEGAIGVKPVLSWYARVLQVRDVAPLEYVGYGRHHRLLTASRIAVVGAGYGDGLSRRLGGRGEVVIAGKRYPVVGVVCMDLLMVDVGHDPVKPGATATLIGAGIPVADMALALGTIPYEVLTAIRSRVIRLDR
- a CDS encoding ABC transporter permease; the encoded protein is MRRVVEGVGATVLRVLTATGSMARLLGQVLRLSLKPPLRWRLWVTQMERVGVDSLPVVILTATFTGMVLALQSYDGFARFGAEGMVGTVVSLSMTRELGPVLVGLMVAGRVGASMAAELGTMRVTEQIDALYTLATHPVHYLIVPRFWACVVMLPALVVLADGIGIGGGFLVSVLWLDTNPVNYMERTWQYLELFDLYSGLIKAALFGGIVAWVGCHQGFFAGGGAEGVGLATTRAVVTASILILLANTMVTALFF